In the genome of Flaviflexus ciconiae, one region contains:
- a CDS encoding IclR family transcriptional regulator — protein sequence MDTSQGSGVGVLDKAAAVLGALESGPHTLAQLVTATHLARPTAHRLAVALEYHRFVTRDMQGRFILGPRMEELASAAGGDPLLAAAKPVLIALRDHTGESAQLFRRQGDVRICVAAAERNLGGLRDSIPVGAALSMLAGSAAQVLLAWEEPDRLHRGLHGANFTATTLSAVRRRRWAQSVAEREAGVASISAPVWGPSGRVVAAVSISGPIERMGRQPGRQHSVAVVAAANRLTEVLKRSEDY from the coding sequence ATGGACACTTCACAGGGATCTGGAGTCGGCGTTCTCGACAAGGCCGCCGCAGTACTTGGCGCACTGGAATCCGGGCCGCACACGCTCGCTCAGCTCGTTACCGCAACCCATCTAGCACGGCCCACGGCGCACCGCTTGGCCGTTGCTCTCGAGTACCACCGCTTCGTTACGAGGGACATGCAGGGGCGGTTTATTCTTGGCCCCCGCATGGAAGAACTAGCGTCGGCAGCCGGTGGGGATCCGCTTCTTGCCGCGGCTAAGCCCGTTCTTATTGCACTGCGGGACCACACGGGCGAATCCGCCCAGCTGTTCCGCCGCCAGGGCGATGTCCGCATCTGCGTTGCCGCTGCCGAGCGCAACCTGGGCGGCCTGCGGGACTCCATCCCTGTCGGTGCCGCACTGTCGATGCTGGCGGGCTCCGCAGCCCAGGTTCTTCTTGCCTGGGAGGAGCCGGATCGCCTGCACCGCGGCCTCCATGGGGCGAACTTCACAGCCACCACTCTGTCGGCTGTTCGCCGCCGCCGTTGGGCACAGTCCGTGGCCGAACGGGAAGCCGGTGTCGCATCGATTTCCGCACCCGTGTGGGGCCCGAGCGGACGCGTTGTTGCAGCCGTTTCCATCTCCGGTCCAATCGAGCGCATGGGACGCCAGCCCGGCCGTCAGCACTCCGTTGCCGTTGTCGCCGCCGCTAACCGGCTCACCGAGGTCCTGAAGAGGTCCGAAGACTACTAA